In one Mauremys mutica isolate MM-2020 ecotype Southern chromosome 3, ASM2049712v1, whole genome shotgun sequence genomic region, the following are encoded:
- the C3H6orf120 gene encoding UPF0669 protein C6orf120 homolog isoform X1, whose amino-acid sequence MKILNRIRPRTDLCGTPLNMPFQVFTTHDVGRVLLMSNVRVMAAHWKKTLVILLAAQALLMGDSFEEEDVPDEWILLHVVQGQIGAGNYSYLRLNHDGKIVLQMQSLKGDADLYVSDTTLHPSFDEYELQSVTCGQDVVYVPAHFRRPVGIGIYGHPSHSESEFEMKVYYDRTIVDYPFGEASYNPEEMEASQKRTHSPEDQSQDEESVFWTILIGILKLILEILF is encoded by the exons atgaagatattgaacagaatcagacccagaactgatctctgtgggaccccactcaatatgcccttcca GGTATTTACAACACATGATGTTGGAAGAGTTCTTTTAATGTCAAACGTAAGAGTTATGGCAGCACATTGGAAGAAAACGTTGGTGATCCTTCTAGCAGCTCAAGCATTACTTATGGGTGATAGCTTTGAGGAAGAGGATGTGCCTGATGAATGGATTCTTCTTCATGTAGTCCAAGGTCAGATTGGAGCTGGAAACTATAGCTACTTGAGACTAAATCATGACGGGAAGATAGTACTTCAGATGCAGAGTTTAAAAGGCGATGCAGATTTGTATGTATCTGATACGACCCTTCACCCCAGTTTTGATGAATATGAGTTACAGTCTGTAACTTGTGGCCAAGATGTTGTTTATGTACCAGCCCACTTCCGCCGCCCAGTGGGAATAGGAATCTATGGTCATCCCTCTCACTCGGAGAGTGAGTTTGAAATGAAAGTATATTATGATAGAACAATTGTAGATTATCCATTTGGTGAGGCTTCCTACAACCCAGAAGAGATGGAGGCAAGCCAGAAGCGTACTCATTCACCAGAAGATCAATCTCAGGATGAGGAATCTGTCTTTTGGACTATACTCATTGGAATTTTGAAACTAATacttgaaattcttttttaa
- the C3H6orf120 gene encoding UPF0669 protein C6orf120 homolog isoform X2, protein MSLVSSRFHCFRVFTTHDVGRVLLMSNVRVMAAHWKKTLVILLAAQALLMGDSFEEEDVPDEWILLHVVQGQIGAGNYSYLRLNHDGKIVLQMQSLKGDADLYVSDTTLHPSFDEYELQSVTCGQDVVYVPAHFRRPVGIGIYGHPSHSESEFEMKVYYDRTIVDYPFGEASYNPEEMEASQKRTHSPEDQSQDEESVFWTILIGILKLILEILF, encoded by the exons ATGTCCTTGGTATCGTCACGGTTTCATTGCTTCAG GGTATTTACAACACATGATGTTGGAAGAGTTCTTTTAATGTCAAACGTAAGAGTTATGGCAGCACATTGGAAGAAAACGTTGGTGATCCTTCTAGCAGCTCAAGCATTACTTATGGGTGATAGCTTTGAGGAAGAGGATGTGCCTGATGAATGGATTCTTCTTCATGTAGTCCAAGGTCAGATTGGAGCTGGAAACTATAGCTACTTGAGACTAAATCATGACGGGAAGATAGTACTTCAGATGCAGAGTTTAAAAGGCGATGCAGATTTGTATGTATCTGATACGACCCTTCACCCCAGTTTTGATGAATATGAGTTACAGTCTGTAACTTGTGGCCAAGATGTTGTTTATGTACCAGCCCACTTCCGCCGCCCAGTGGGAATAGGAATCTATGGTCATCCCTCTCACTCGGAGAGTGAGTTTGAAATGAAAGTATATTATGATAGAACAATTGTAGATTATCCATTTGGTGAGGCTTCCTACAACCCAGAAGAGATGGAGGCAAGCCAGAAGCGTACTCATTCACCAGAAGATCAATCTCAGGATGAGGAATCTGTCTTTTGGACTATACTCATTGGAATTTTGAAACTAATacttgaaattcttttttaa
- the C3H6orf120 gene encoding UPF0669 protein C6orf120 homolog isoform X3, with the protein MSNVRVMAAHWKKTLVILLAAQALLMGDSFEEEDVPDEWILLHVVQGQIGAGNYSYLRLNHDGKIVLQMQSLKGDADLYVSDTTLHPSFDEYELQSVTCGQDVVYVPAHFRRPVGIGIYGHPSHSESEFEMKVYYDRTIVDYPFGEASYNPEEMEASQKRTHSPEDQSQDEESVFWTILIGILKLILEILF; encoded by the coding sequence ATGTCAAACGTAAGAGTTATGGCAGCACATTGGAAGAAAACGTTGGTGATCCTTCTAGCAGCTCAAGCATTACTTATGGGTGATAGCTTTGAGGAAGAGGATGTGCCTGATGAATGGATTCTTCTTCATGTAGTCCAAGGTCAGATTGGAGCTGGAAACTATAGCTACTTGAGACTAAATCATGACGGGAAGATAGTACTTCAGATGCAGAGTTTAAAAGGCGATGCAGATTTGTATGTATCTGATACGACCCTTCACCCCAGTTTTGATGAATATGAGTTACAGTCTGTAACTTGTGGCCAAGATGTTGTTTATGTACCAGCCCACTTCCGCCGCCCAGTGGGAATAGGAATCTATGGTCATCCCTCTCACTCGGAGAGTGAGTTTGAAATGAAAGTATATTATGATAGAACAATTGTAGATTATCCATTTGGTGAGGCTTCCTACAACCCAGAAGAGATGGAGGCAAGCCAGAAGCGTACTCATTCACCAGAAGATCAATCTCAGGATGAGGAATCTGTCTTTTGGACTATACTCATTGGAATTTTGAAACTAATacttgaaattcttttttaa